The following are encoded together in the Pedobacter sp. D749 genome:
- a CDS encoding helix-turn-helix domain-containing protein, with protein sequence MNDEVKTFRKNLGKRILQLRVAKKLEQTELAAILDGKDKQFINRYEKQGANPTAYILVNLAKALDVSVDELLDFSKLTEK encoded by the coding sequence ATGAACGACGAAGTTAAAACCTTTAGGAAAAACCTAGGCAAACGAATACTACAACTTAGAGTTGCTAAAAAATTAGAACAAACTGAACTAGCTGCTATTCTTGATGGAAAAGACAAACAGTTCATAAACAGATACGAAAAGCAAGGAGCTAATCCAACTGCTTATATTTTAGTAAATTTGGCAAAAGCGTTAGACGTAAGTGTTGATGAATTACTAGATTTTTCTAAATTAACAGAAAAATAA